The following are encoded together in the Sphaerodactylus townsendi isolate TG3544 linkage group LG14, MPM_Stown_v2.3, whole genome shotgun sequence genome:
- the THAP11 gene encoding THAP domain-containing protein 11, translating to MPGFTCCVPGCYNNSHRDKALHFYTFPKDVELRRLWLKNVSRAGVSGCFSTFQPTTGHRVCSEHFPGGRKSYLVRVPTIFPLRGVNERKGARGARRARHAPQHTAAAAGQAAVLLTLQQEGALEQGGQVPRAGGGPEDVKPIDLTVQVELGGPDVAGAISTPVRLALLAANGPLLDGGGPPDHSYSLSSGTTSEELLRKLNEQRDIIALLEVKMKEMKGSIRRLRLAEAQLREEIREKDRLLHAASATGGARKRHGL from the coding sequence ATGCCGGGCTTCACGTGCTGCGTGCCGGGCTGCTACAACAATTCGCACCGGGATAAGGCGCTCCATTTCTACACGTTCCCGAAGGATGTGGAGCTGCGCCGCCTGTGGCTGAAGAACGTGTCGCGGGCCGGCGTGAGCGGCTGCTTCAGCACTTTCCAGCCCACCACGGGCCACCGCGTCTGCTCCGAGCACTTCCCCGGCGGGCGCAAGTCCTACCTGGTGCGCGTGCCCACCATCTTCCCCCTCCGGGGCGTCAACGAACGCAAAGGTGCCCGCGGGGCTCGCCGCGCCCGCCACGCCCCCCAGCACACCGCGGCTGCCGCCGGCCAAGCCGCGGTGTTGCTCACCTTGCAGCAAGAGGGAGCCCTCGAGCAGGGTGGACAAGTGCCTCGAGCCGGAGGGGGACCCGAGGATGTCAAGCCCATCGATCTGACCGTGCAGGTGGAGCTGGGGGGTCCCGATGTTGCCGGGGCGATCAGCACCCCAGTCAGgctggccttgctggccgccaaTGGACCCCTGTTGGACGGTGGGGGCCCGCCAGACCACTCATACTCGCTGTCTTCGGGCACCACGTCCGAAGAGTTGTTGCGTAAGCTGAACGAACAGAGGGATATCATTGCCCTGCTGGAGGTGAAGATGAAGGAGATGAAGGGCAGCATCCGCCGCCTGCGCCTGGCCGAAGCGCAGCTCCGCGAAGAGATCCGGGAGAAGGACCGCCTGCTGCATGCCGCCAGCGCCACGGGGGGAGCTCGCAAGCGCCACGGTCTCTGA
- the NUTF2 gene encoding nuclear transport factor 2: protein MGDKPIWEQIGSSFVQHYYQLFDTDRTQLGAIYIDASCLTWEGQQFQGKAAIVEKLSSLPFQKIQHSITAQDHQPTPDSCILSMVVGQLKADEDPIMGFHQIFLLKNFNDAWVCTNDMFRLALHNFG from the exons ATGGGAGACAAGCCCATTTGGGAGCAGATTGGTTCTAGCTTTGTACAGCATTACTACCAGTTATTCGATACAGACAGGACTCAATTAGGAGCAATATAT ATAGACGCCTCATGCCTTACGTGGGAAGGACAACAATTTCAGGGCAAAGCAGCTATTGTTGAAAAACTTTCA AGCCTTCCTTTTCAGAAAATACAGCACAGCATCACAGCACAAGACCATCAGCCCACACCTGACAGCTGTATACTCAGTATGGTAGTTGGACAGCTTAAG GCTGATGAAGATCCTATTATGGGATTTCACCAGATATTTTTATTAAAGAACTTCAATGATGCTTGGGTTTGCACCAATGACATGTTCAGGCTAGCATTGCACAACTTTGGTTGA